The following are encoded together in the Planctobacterium marinum genome:
- a CDS encoding GH1 family beta-glucosidase — translation MTEPTKDLRLSPPSPLMNRDFLFGVATSSFQIEGDSEGRLPCIWDTFCEQDGTIADGTDGHVACEHIKRWEEDVAILLDLGIDAYRLSLSWPRIMSASGELNQQGMDFYIRLIDTLNAHNIKVFVTLYHWDLPQYLEDKGGWLNRDTAYAFEQYVRKVANCLQDKVYSYATFNEPFCSSYLGYEIGVHAPGKTGRRSGRQSAHHILLAHGLGMQALQQCCPQVQRGIVLNFTPCYPVTDAPEDIQAAKLADEYINLWYLQPLLEGKYPDVMQCLAEEDKPEVFPEDMQIIQQPLDFLGVNFYTRLTYSAPNTPTELYTEHAHREPKTAIGWEIYPQALAQLFTDLSTRFTLPPVYITENGAAMADQLIDGQVLDLDRIAYYQQHLNALEDAISTGVDIRGYFAWSLMDNFEWAEGYTQRFGLIYVDFATQKRTFKASAKAYQNLLQAKKALHD, via the coding sequence ATGACAGAACCTACAAAAGACCTGCGACTATCGCCTCCTTCTCCACTGATGAACCGAGATTTTCTGTTCGGCGTCGCAACCTCATCATTTCAAATTGAAGGGGATAGTGAAGGGCGATTACCCTGTATTTGGGATACTTTTTGCGAGCAAGATGGGACCATTGCTGACGGTACCGATGGACACGTTGCATGTGAACATATTAAACGTTGGGAAGAAGACGTCGCTATCTTGCTGGACTTAGGTATCGATGCCTATCGTCTGTCTCTCTCCTGGCCGCGCATAATGAGCGCATCTGGGGAATTAAATCAGCAAGGCATGGATTTTTACATTCGCCTTATCGATACCCTCAATGCGCACAACATCAAGGTCTTTGTTACCCTTTATCATTGGGATCTACCCCAATACCTTGAGGACAAAGGAGGATGGTTGAACCGAGATACTGCCTATGCTTTTGAGCAGTATGTAAGAAAGGTGGCCAATTGCTTGCAGGATAAAGTGTACTCTTACGCCACCTTCAATGAACCTTTTTGCTCTTCTTATCTGGGCTATGAGATTGGGGTTCATGCTCCGGGGAAAACCGGGCGCCGTTCAGGCAGACAGTCGGCACACCATATTCTTTTGGCCCATGGCTTAGGCATGCAAGCGCTACAACAGTGTTGCCCACAAGTGCAGCGCGGCATCGTACTGAATTTTACACCTTGTTATCCAGTAACGGATGCACCTGAAGATATTCAGGCTGCCAAGCTTGCTGATGAATATATTAATCTGTGGTATCTGCAACCCTTATTAGAGGGGAAATATCCTGATGTTATGCAGTGTCTGGCTGAGGAAGACAAACCTGAAGTATTCCCCGAAGACATGCAAATCATCCAACAGCCGCTGGATTTTCTGGGCGTTAATTTCTACACCCGCTTAACCTATTCCGCACCCAATACGCCGACTGAGCTGTATACTGAACATGCGCATCGAGAGCCGAAAACCGCAATTGGTTGGGAAATATATCCTCAAGCACTGGCGCAGCTTTTCACAGATTTATCGACACGTTTCACTTTACCGCCTGTTTACATCACGGAAAATGGTGCAGCCATGGCGGATCAATTAATCGATGGACAGGTTTTGGATCTGGACAGAATTGCCTACTATCAACAACACTTGAATGCGCTGGAAGACGCCATTTCAACGGGTGTCGACATCCGCGGTTATTTTGCCTGGAGTCTCATGGATAACTTTGAATGGGCGGAGGGTTATACACAACGATTTGGCTTGATATATGTCGATTTTGCAACGCAGAAGCGCACCTTTAAAGCCAGTGCAAAAGCCTATCAAAACTTACTGCAAGCAAAAAAGGCATTGCATGATTAA
- a CDS encoding MFS transporter: MSKLSLAEKVSYGAGDAAANLVWRGALAYMAVFYTDTFGLAPAAAAMLFLVVRLSDGITDIMMGMIADRTQTRMGKFRPWILWSAPLLGLFMVLCFTTPQLSDGGKLVYAYVTYIGLTLAYTMSNVPYSALMGVMTSDHNERTSLSGYRFAGAFIGGMFVMGFLPMLVNALGDGDSAQGYQYAMFFYAALLVLLMLVTVVFTKERVHSEVQLSGSLGTELKDLAKQLPWLILPLLAMTLFFYYRNLPSAVFFIMVFALLWWLIKRLKASPQENASRTQRDLLDLLDNKPWLILLGMGFLTMMFNGVKYAAVAYYFKYYVGNELLAGQYFIALLVVSVAGALLTPKFSALWGRKNLFIGILLCSSLLTGMMFWLPAEQTLLIFLTGCAAEFFAAMMPTLFFAMLGDAADYSEWRTGRRATGLVYSAGTFVQKTGGGFAGALVLLVLAWYGYDGLDKSTAQAAIPAMLLLMSWIPALFGVAGAALMWFYPLDEQTQSQITDELAQARAA, from the coding sequence ATGTCGAAATTAAGTCTTGCTGAGAAAGTCAGTTATGGTGCCGGCGATGCTGCTGCAAATCTGGTGTGGCGTGGCGCTTTGGCTTATATGGCGGTGTTTTATACTGATACCTTCGGCCTTGCACCCGCAGCGGCAGCTATGTTGTTTTTGGTGGTGCGCTTATCTGATGGCATTACAGATATCATGATGGGGATGATTGCAGACCGTACCCAAACCCGGATGGGTAAATTTCGTCCCTGGATACTTTGGTCTGCACCGTTATTAGGGCTTTTTATGGTGCTGTGTTTTACCACGCCCCAGCTCAGTGACGGTGGAAAACTCGTCTACGCCTACGTCACCTATATTGGTTTGACGTTGGCGTATACCATGAGCAATGTTCCCTATTCCGCGCTAATGGGGGTGATGACCAGCGACCACAACGAACGCACCAGCTTATCAGGCTATCGCTTCGCCGGTGCATTTATCGGCGGCATGTTTGTTATGGGCTTTTTACCCATGTTAGTCAATGCGCTGGGAGACGGTGATAGTGCGCAAGGTTATCAATACGCCATGTTCTTTTATGCCGCCTTGCTGGTATTACTGATGTTAGTCACGGTGGTGTTTACCAAAGAAAGGGTACACAGCGAAGTACAACTGTCTGGTTCGTTGGGCACTGAGCTAAAAGACCTTGCTAAACAGCTACCTTGGTTAATTTTACCACTGTTAGCCATGACCTTGTTCTTCTATTATCGAAACCTGCCCAGCGCCGTCTTTTTTATCATGGTGTTTGCTCTGTTGTGGTGGTTAATCAAACGGTTAAAGGCATCGCCGCAAGAAAATGCCAGCCGCACACAAAGAGACTTGTTGGATTTATTGGACAATAAACCCTGGCTGATTTTACTGGGCATGGGCTTTTTAACCATGATGTTTAATGGCGTTAAATACGCCGCAGTGGCCTATTACTTTAAGTATTATGTGGGTAACGAATTACTGGCAGGGCAATACTTTATTGCGTTGCTGGTGGTTTCGGTGGCTGGTGCTTTGTTAACGCCAAAGTTTTCTGCCTTGTGGGGACGTAAAAACCTGTTTATTGGGATCTTGCTCTGTAGCAGCCTGTTAACGGGCATGATGTTCTGGCTACCAGCCGAGCAGACTTTGCTGATATTTCTCACTGGTTGTGCGGCAGAATTTTTTGCCGCCATGATGCCAACGCTGTTTTTCGCTATGTTGGGCGATGCTGCTGATTATTCTGAGTGGCGCACCGGACGCAGAGCAACGGGCCTTGTATATTCTGCAGGTACCTTTGTGCAGAAAACCGGTGGCGGCTTTGCTGGTGCTTTAGTGTTGTTGGTACTTGCCTGGTATGGTTACGATGGTTTGGATAAATCCACTGCACAAGCTGCGATACCGGCAATGTTATTACTCATGAGTTGGATCCCGGCGTTGTTTGGCGTTGCCGGAGCGGCGTTAATGTGGTTTTATCCACTAGATGAGCAAACTCAATCTCAAATCACTGACGAATTAGCACAAGCAAGGGCGGCGTAA
- a CDS encoding LacI family DNA-binding transcriptional regulator: MATIYQVAERAGVSLSTVSRVLNGRKTVNAQLREKVEKAVQELNYRPSSVARSLANNRTDSIGVLVAELHTPFFGEMMQAIEMTLRAQDKHVIISVGHNDLAKELDAVEFLISRNCDALILHSEAMSDKDLVKLQSRLPISIINRHVPELHEACFCLDNEAGGYRATRHLIAKGHRNIAYISGPACKADAMQRLAGHKRALQEAGIAFSDAFHFEGRFKEEDGIEGLKTLLARDIEFTALVCANDWMASGAMSCARDLGLRLPEDLSIVGFDDVVIAHHVYPKLTSVCNPIYQMGEMAAKCILNKVYNQKHQLQHLYDAELVLRDSVNLV; encoded by the coding sequence GTGGCGACAATATACCAGGTGGCAGAACGGGCAGGCGTGTCGTTGTCGACGGTTTCAAGAGTATTGAATGGCAGGAAAACCGTTAATGCTCAGTTGCGGGAAAAAGTTGAAAAAGCAGTACAAGAACTTAATTACCGGCCCAGCTCAGTAGCGCGTTCGCTAGCAAACAATCGCACCGACAGTATCGGTGTGCTGGTAGCAGAACTACACACCCCGTTTTTCGGTGAGATGATGCAAGCCATTGAAATGACCCTTCGGGCGCAAGATAAACATGTCATTATCAGTGTGGGACACAACGACCTGGCGAAAGAACTGGATGCCGTGGAGTTTTTAATCAGTCGCAATTGTGATGCCTTGATTTTGCACTCTGAGGCCATGTCTGATAAAGATCTGGTAAAACTGCAAAGCCGTCTCCCTATTTCTATTATCAACCGACACGTCCCTGAATTGCATGAAGCTTGTTTCTGTTTAGATAATGAAGCGGGTGGATATCGTGCTACCCGGCATCTTATTGCCAAGGGGCATCGCAACATCGCTTATATTTCCGGTCCCGCCTGTAAGGCTGATGCGATGCAGCGTTTAGCGGGTCATAAACGCGCTTTGCAAGAAGCGGGTATTGCCTTTTCTGATGCCTTTCATTTTGAAGGCCGCTTTAAAGAGGAGGATGGTATTGAAGGGCTGAAAACCTTATTGGCTCGAGATATTGAATTCACTGCATTAGTTTGTGCTAATGACTGGATGGCCTCCGGGGCCATGAGTTGTGCCCGAGATTTGGGATTGAGGCTTCCGGAAGATTTATCTATCGTTGGTTTCGATGACGTGGTGATTGCCCATCATGTATACCCTAAACTTACTTCCGTTTGTAACCCCATCTATCAAATGGGGGAGATGGCAGCAAAGTGTATTTTGAACAAGGTTTACAATCAAAAGCATCAGCTACAGCACCTATATGATGCCGAGTTAGTATTGCGCGACTCGGTAAACCTCGTCTGA
- a CDS encoding alpha-amylase family glycosyl hydrolase, which translates to MSTKIAGSFSLFTIIVLFYGAVALPAFAGTHEFWRNATVYFLLTDRFNNAEPGNDLNYQRNAQAALLRGFEGGDIKGVTQQIEAGYFNRLGVDAIWTTPLIEQVHGYDESDNLTYAYHGYWPKDWTAIDANFGTEQEFAEMIAAAHKNGIRIVMDVIINHTGPETKQDTLWPSDWVRTMPVCNWRSYQQNVSCALATSLTDVLTESEQDTPLPSILTDKWKKEGRLEQELAELEEFFSRTGYPKAPKYYIVKWLTDWVREYGIDGFRVDTAKHVEPEIWSVLKKESELALAQWREQNPERLAGDLPFYMVAEVFNWGVDGFKSANPQTHAYDYGDKQVQFFDYGFDAMINMGFVAHISQDSETLFSQYDAQLHHPSFRSKGILNYIGSHDDQDSWDRERQQTWQSAFKLMMAPGGVQIYYGDELARPMLVPKAYGDAALRANMNWQDLTQPETQALLAHWQKLGQFRQQFVAVGAGKHQMLNDAPYVFSRQLEGFDSVVVAEMSVGEKQIDVAKVFEEGSTLKDYYSGEVVQVVSGRVRFSSPYRWVLMATADR; encoded by the coding sequence ATGAGCACCAAAATAGCTGGTTCTTTCAGCCTGTTTACCATCATTGTATTGTTTTACGGAGCTGTAGCTCTCCCGGCTTTCGCTGGAACCCACGAATTCTGGCGCAACGCCACCGTTTATTTTTTACTTACCGACAGGTTCAATAATGCCGAACCGGGCAATGACCTCAACTACCAGCGCAATGCACAGGCCGCGCTTTTACGAGGCTTTGAAGGCGGCGATATCAAGGGAGTGACCCAACAGATTGAGGCCGGCTATTTTAATCGACTCGGTGTTGATGCTATCTGGACAACGCCGCTGATTGAGCAAGTTCATGGTTATGATGAATCTGACAATCTCACCTATGCCTATCATGGTTACTGGCCAAAAGATTGGACAGCTATCGACGCCAATTTTGGTACAGAGCAAGAATTTGCAGAGATGATAGCGGCGGCCCACAAAAATGGCATTCGCATCGTGATGGATGTCATCATTAATCACACCGGACCGGAAACTAAGCAAGATACACTGTGGCCGAGTGACTGGGTCAGGACCATGCCCGTTTGTAACTGGCGTAGCTATCAACAGAATGTCTCTTGTGCTTTGGCCACATCGCTAACTGATGTGCTTACCGAATCGGAACAGGACACTCCACTACCTTCCATTCTGACAGATAAATGGAAGAAAGAAGGGCGCCTGGAACAAGAGCTGGCCGAACTGGAGGAATTTTTTTCAAGAACCGGATATCCGAAAGCACCCAAATATTACATTGTAAAATGGTTAACTGATTGGGTGAGAGAATACGGTATTGATGGTTTTCGCGTAGATACAGCAAAACACGTTGAGCCAGAGATTTGGTCTGTTCTGAAAAAAGAGAGTGAACTGGCCCTGGCTCAATGGCGTGAGCAAAATCCAGAAAGACTCGCAGGAGATTTACCATTTTATATGGTTGCTGAAGTGTTTAATTGGGGCGTTGATGGTTTTAAAAGTGCTAACCCACAAACCCATGCTTATGATTATGGCGACAAACAAGTGCAGTTTTTTGATTATGGTTTTGATGCCATGATCAATATGGGCTTTGTTGCTCATATCAGCCAGGACAGCGAAACCCTGTTTTCTCAATATGATGCGCAATTGCATCACCCATCGTTTCGCAGCAAAGGCATACTTAACTATATCGGCTCCCATGATGATCAGGACTCTTGGGATCGTGAGCGCCAACAAACATGGCAAAGCGCTTTCAAACTGATGATGGCGCCGGGTGGGGTGCAGATCTACTACGGCGACGAGTTAGCGCGTCCTATGTTGGTGCCGAAGGCCTACGGTGATGCTGCGCTCAGAGCTAACATGAATTGGCAAGACCTGACCCAACCTGAGACACAGGCGCTACTGGCTCATTGGCAAAAGCTAGGTCAATTTCGTCAGCAGTTTGTAGCGGTGGGTGCCGGGAAACATCAAATGCTGAACGATGCGCCTTATGTATTCAGCCGCCAGCTTGAAGGTTTTGATAGTGTGGTGGTGGCTGAAATGAGCGTCGGGGAAAAACAGATTGATGTTGCTAAAGTCTTTGAAGAGGGTTCGACCTTGAAGGATTATTACTCTGGAGAGGTGGTACAAGTTGTGTCGGGCAGAGTACGTTTTTCCTCCCCGTATCGCTGGGTATTAATGGCAACTGCGGATAGATAA
- a CDS encoding winged helix-turn-helix domain-containing protein, which yields MIFKIAHFELNTDTRELVDGERKQLIRPKTMALLLYLMERQGALVTKSQLLEEVWDDVTVHEGVIFQSIREIRTLFGDLSVVQNHPRKGYQWLIPVQRRESPAAVANNFDESGPVISKKGVVAALFFAVIVVVAIAWHFTPMTPQTLLQLSVQNRIDRNDLDLLQQEKIAAFAANLQQSLTDIEVSTANLEPPPIDSVSTNAKNWALDIKLYGDIYDFKLVYSLKNHELTISNAILSYSLEDAFAALNDQVTHIVQGHINKQQQQWSEFVEVVTAFETDWEMALPKLKQFVSRFPDNIEAQLMLSRLLLWQSQQETALHYCEQALSNPKLTSSQQARFQLLKAQALYPGSAPNALLAIKQGLTLAVEKDAWLVRAELEELQGDMLRQQGDVVVALRSYLKAQSIYDEINLPVNAAGLKLKLSGLHLDMGQLAMAQRFYQQARQEIQSREMSFLYGQLEEYARLIEPQIQGLQN from the coding sequence ATGATATTTAAGATCGCTCATTTCGAGCTTAATACTGATACACGTGAACTGGTAGACGGCGAGCGTAAACAGTTGATTCGCCCTAAGACCATGGCGCTGCTACTTTACCTGATGGAGCGCCAAGGTGCCTTGGTCACTAAAAGCCAGCTATTAGAGGAAGTCTGGGACGATGTGACCGTTCACGAAGGGGTGATTTTTCAGTCCATCAGAGAAATCAGAACTTTGTTTGGCGATCTTAGCGTGGTGCAAAATCATCCCAGGAAAGGCTATCAATGGCTGATCCCGGTGCAGAGACGGGAAAGCCCAGCGGCAGTAGCGAATAACTTTGATGAATCCGGTCCAGTAATCAGTAAAAAAGGCGTTGTTGCTGCACTGTTTTTTGCCGTGATAGTGGTTGTTGCCATTGCCTGGCACTTTACCCCAATGACGCCGCAAACTTTGTTGCAGTTGTCGGTGCAAAACCGCATCGACAGAAATGACCTGGACCTCTTGCAACAAGAAAAAATTGCAGCGTTTGCGGCGAATCTCCAGCAATCCCTTACAGACATAGAAGTCAGCACGGCGAACCTTGAACCGCCACCAATCGACTCCGTAAGCACTAATGCAAAAAACTGGGCTCTGGATATCAAGCTTTATGGCGATATTTACGATTTTAAACTGGTTTATTCCCTCAAAAACCATGAACTCACTATCAGCAACGCCATTTTAAGTTATTCCCTTGAGGATGCATTTGCGGCTTTAAATGATCAGGTTACACATATAGTTCAAGGTCATATCAATAAGCAACAACAGCAATGGTCTGAATTTGTAGAAGTGGTCACTGCTTTTGAGACAGACTGGGAAATGGCGCTACCGAAGTTAAAACAATTTGTTTCCCGGTTTCCCGATAACATTGAAGCGCAATTGATGTTGTCTCGGTTGCTGTTATGGCAATCTCAACAAGAAACAGCATTGCATTACTGTGAGCAAGCACTTAGTAACCCGAAACTGACTTCCTCACAGCAGGCGAGATTTCAGCTATTGAAAGCTCAAGCGCTTTATCCCGGCTCAGCACCAAACGCGTTACTGGCGATAAAGCAAGGATTGACGTTAGCGGTTGAAAAAGATGCCTGGCTGGTAAGGGCTGAGTTAGAAGAGCTACAAGGCGACATGTTGCGACAACAGGGTGATGTTGTTGTGGCGCTGCGCAGTTACCTCAAGGCGCAATCTATATATGATGAGATCAACTTGCCAGTTAATGCCGCGGGATTGAAGCTAAAGCTCAGTGGTTTACATCTGGACATGGGGCAACTGGCGATGGCGCAGCGCTTTTACCAACAGGCCCGTCAGGAAATTCAATCCCGTGAAATGTCGTTTCTTTATGGCCAGCTGGAGGAGTATGCACGATTGATTGAACCACAAATTCAGGGATTGCAAAACTGA
- a CDS encoding DUF6671 family protein translates to MPDIVLCSKHQKGAHIAPELEPLGYSLVENSEFNTDSLGTFSGEIERKLTPKEAALVKAIKACELSGNRYGLGSEGSFGGGPMPGFMNWNEEILCFYDNEQGVAVYALANGPCKINNLKAQAPRDLAAQLKNFPQQAWLWHTPEKIHKRLFAEQLLTMADSNELSFPITLQPDLRAMHCPERQIMIAKAAQDLATRLQSHCPECQALDFVVKEAQKGRLCSWCHLPTEQIKATIKVCERCQHEEIAERFDEPADPGTCQFCNP, encoded by the coding sequence ATGCCAGACATCGTGCTGTGTAGCAAGCATCAGAAAGGGGCGCATATCGCCCCCGAACTGGAGCCGCTTGGCTATTCACTGGTGGAAAATTCAGAATTTAACACAGACAGCTTGGGCACCTTTTCAGGCGAAATAGAACGCAAGTTAACCCCCAAAGAAGCGGCCCTGGTCAAGGCAATAAAAGCATGTGAACTAAGCGGCAACCGTTATGGGCTGGGCAGTGAAGGTAGCTTTGGCGGTGGCCCCATGCCCGGTTTTATGAATTGGAACGAAGAAATACTCTGCTTTTACGACAATGAGCAAGGGGTTGCCGTTTATGCTTTGGCCAATGGGCCCTGCAAAATCAATAATCTAAAAGCGCAAGCCCCGCGCGATTTAGCTGCACAGCTTAAAAACTTCCCTCAGCAAGCCTGGCTTTGGCACACACCCGAAAAAATTCACAAAAGGCTATTTGCTGAGCAGTTGCTCACCATGGCTGACTCAAATGAGCTTAGTTTTCCAATCACATTACAGCCAGATCTTCGGGCCATGCATTGTCCGGAACGACAAATCATGATTGCCAAAGCGGCGCAGGACCTGGCTACTCGCTTGCAGTCCCATTGCCCTGAATGTCAGGCACTGGATTTTGTGGTGAAAGAAGCCCAAAAGGGCCGTTTATGCAGTTGGTGTCATTTGCCCACGGAACAAATCAAAGCCACCATAAAAGTGTGTGAACGATGCCAACATGAAGAAATTGCTGAAAGGTTCGATGAGCCAGCTGACCCGGGCACATGTCAGTTTTGCAATCCCTGA
- the cysD gene encoding sulfate adenylyltransferase subunit CysD produces the protein MKTLSHLQQLEAESIHIIREAAAAFDNPCMMYSIGKDSTVMLHLARKAFFPGKVPFTLLHVDTTWEFAEMAQFRDKLVDKLDLNLEVYTNQEALDMGVHPIRSGSVIYNDQMKTQALKQALDKHKFDAALGGARRDEEKSRAKERCFSLRTKEHRWDPKNQRPELWQNYNAEISGGENIRVFPLSNWTELDIWQYIYQQNIDLVPLYFASERMSWLDKDSGTILALDDERMLPFLTEEEKQTLKPRWIRFRTLGCYPQTGAIESDATTLPMIIQEMLLSTSSERQGRLLDKDQSGSMEKKKLEGYF, from the coding sequence ATGAAAACGTTAAGCCATTTACAACAACTGGAAGCAGAGAGCATCCACATTATCCGTGAAGCCGCGGCAGCATTTGATAATCCCTGCATGATGTATTCTATCGGGAAAGACTCCACGGTGATGCTGCACCTGGCGAGAAAAGCCTTTTTCCCCGGTAAAGTACCTTTTACCCTGTTGCACGTGGATACCACCTGGGAATTTGCCGAGATGGCGCAATTTCGCGATAAGCTGGTGGACAAACTGGACTTGAATCTTGAGGTCTATACCAACCAGGAAGCGCTGGATATGGGAGTTCATCCTATTCGCTCCGGCTCTGTGATTTATAACGACCAAATGAAAACCCAGGCCTTAAAGCAGGCGCTTGATAAGCATAAGTTTGATGCTGCGCTGGGCGGAGCGCGCAGAGATGAGGAGAAATCGCGAGCTAAAGAGCGCTGCTTTTCTTTGCGCACCAAAGAACATCGCTGGGATCCGAAAAACCAACGTCCTGAGTTGTGGCAGAACTACAATGCAGAGATCTCTGGCGGCGAAAACATCCGGGTATTCCCCTTGTCCAACTGGACTGAATTGGATATCTGGCAATACATTTATCAGCAAAACATTGACCTGGTTCCCCTGTATTTTGCTTCCGAACGCATGAGCTGGTTGGACAAAGACAGTGGTACTATCCTGGCACTGGATGACGAACGCATGCTGCCGTTTTTAACAGAAGAGGAAAAACAAACTCTGAAGCCGCGCTGGATACGCTTCAGAACGTTGGGTTGTTACCCACAAACCGGTGCCATTGAAAGCGACGCCACTACGTTGCCCATGATTATCCAGGAAATGCTATTATCCACCAGCAGTGAACGTCAGGGACGCCTACTGGATAAAGACCAGTCTGGCTCCATGGAGAAAAAGAAGCTGGAAGGTTATTTTTAA